A region of Dioscorea cayenensis subsp. rotundata cultivar TDr96_F1 chromosome 5, TDr96_F1_v2_PseudoChromosome.rev07_lg8_w22 25.fasta, whole genome shotgun sequence DNA encodes the following proteins:
- the LOC120261150 gene encoding alpha/beta hydrolase domain-containing protein 17B-like isoform X1, translated as MGGVTSSVAARLAFFPPSPPSYELVRDAATGLTMLNRFPHRENVEVMTLQTRRGNEIVAVYVRNPMASSTLLYSHGNAADLGQMYELFVELAIHLRVNLMGYDYSGYGQSSGKPSEQNTYADIEAAYKCLEENYGAKEEDIILYGQSVGSGPTLELAARLPRLRAVVLHSPILSGVRVMYPVKRTYWFDIYKNIDKIPFVNCPVLVIHGTADEVVDCSHGKQLWELCKEKYEPLWLKGGNHCNLELFPEYIRHLKKFINTVEKSSSQRNIWRKSMDQFEPSRRSTDCFEPSRRSFDYREKPRYITEKGKNNDYRSGNLEKVEKLRISFDRLDKSRRSVDCLEKSRKNTDTMERARKSVDRLDRIWAGRKPSH; from the exons ATGGGAGGGGTGACGTCTTCGGTGGCAGCACGGCTTGCATTCTTCCCTCCGTCGCCGCCATCGTACGAGCTTGTCCGGGATGCGGCGACGGGGCTGACCATGCTCAACCGTTTCCCTCACCGCGAGAACGTTGAGGTTATGACGCTGCAAACGCGCCGTGGGAATGAGATCGTCGCTGTCTATGTGCGCAATCCTATGGCGTCGTCCACTCTTCTTTACTCCCATGGCAACGCCGCTGATCTGGGCCAGATGTATGAGCTCTTTGTTGAGCTTGCCATTCATCTTCGTGTCAATCTTATGGG GTATGATTATTCTGGATACGGTCAATCATCTGGAAAG CCCAGTGAACAAAATACTTATGCTGATATTGAGGCTGCTTATAAATGCCTTGAAGAGAACTATGGTGCAAAGGAAGAAGATATTATTCTTTATGGCCAATCTGTTGGAAGTGGACCAACTTTGGAACTGGCGGCACGCCTACCACGGTTAAGAGCTGTCGTCTTGCATAGCCCAATACTTTCAGGCGTTAGGGTTATGTATCCTGTGAAGCGTACATACTGGTTTGATATCTACAAG aaTATTGACAAGATCCCATTTGTCAATTGCCCTGTTTTGGTAATTCAT GGAACAGCAGATGAGGTTGTAGACTGCTCCCATGGAAAGCAACTTTGGGAACTCTGCAAGGAAAAATACGAACCACTATGGCTCAAAGGAGGAAATCATTGTAACTTGGAGCTCTTTCCTGAGTACATTCGACACCTCAAAAAATTCATCAATACAGTAGAGAAATCATCTTCACAACGGAACATTTGGAGGAAGAGCATGGATCAGTTTGAACCTTCCAGAAGGAGCACCGACTGTTTTGAACCATCCCGAAGGAGCTTTGATTACAGAGAAAAACCAAGGTATATTACAGAGAAGGGGAAAAACAACGACTATAGATCTGGCAATTTGGAGAAGGTGGAAAAGCTAAGGATCTCTTTTGACCGCTTGGATAAGTCAAGGAGAAGTGTAGATTGCCTTGAGAAGTCGAGGAAGAACACTGATACAATGGAGAGAGCCAGGAAGAGTGTTGACAGGTTGGATAGAATATGGGCCGG aagaaagccAAGTCACTGA
- the LOC120261150 gene encoding alpha/beta hydrolase domain-containing protein 17B-like isoform X2, with product MGGVTSSVAARLAFFPPSPPSYELVRDAATGLTMLNRFPHRENVEVMTLQTRRGNEIVAVYVRNPMASSTLLYSHGNAADLGQMYELFVELAIHLRVNLMGYDYSGYGQSSGKPSEQNTYADIEAAYKCLEENYGAKEEDIILYGQSVGSGPTLELAARLPRLRAVVLHSPILSGVRVMYPVKRTYWFDIYKNIDKIPFVNCPVLVIHGTADEVVDCSHGKQLWELCKEKYEPLWLKGGNHCNLELFPEYIRHLKKFINTVEKSSSQRNIWRKSMDQFEPSRRSTDCFEPSRRSFDYREKPRYITEKGKNNDYRSGNLEKVEKLRISFDRLDKSRRSVDCLEKSRKNTDTMERARKSVDRLDRIWAGKPSH from the exons ATGGGAGGGGTGACGTCTTCGGTGGCAGCACGGCTTGCATTCTTCCCTCCGTCGCCGCCATCGTACGAGCTTGTCCGGGATGCGGCGACGGGGCTGACCATGCTCAACCGTTTCCCTCACCGCGAGAACGTTGAGGTTATGACGCTGCAAACGCGCCGTGGGAATGAGATCGTCGCTGTCTATGTGCGCAATCCTATGGCGTCGTCCACTCTTCTTTACTCCCATGGCAACGCCGCTGATCTGGGCCAGATGTATGAGCTCTTTGTTGAGCTTGCCATTCATCTTCGTGTCAATCTTATGGG GTATGATTATTCTGGATACGGTCAATCATCTGGAAAG CCCAGTGAACAAAATACTTATGCTGATATTGAGGCTGCTTATAAATGCCTTGAAGAGAACTATGGTGCAAAGGAAGAAGATATTATTCTTTATGGCCAATCTGTTGGAAGTGGACCAACTTTGGAACTGGCGGCACGCCTACCACGGTTAAGAGCTGTCGTCTTGCATAGCCCAATACTTTCAGGCGTTAGGGTTATGTATCCTGTGAAGCGTACATACTGGTTTGATATCTACAAG aaTATTGACAAGATCCCATTTGTCAATTGCCCTGTTTTGGTAATTCAT GGAACAGCAGATGAGGTTGTAGACTGCTCCCATGGAAAGCAACTTTGGGAACTCTGCAAGGAAAAATACGAACCACTATGGCTCAAAGGAGGAAATCATTGTAACTTGGAGCTCTTTCCTGAGTACATTCGACACCTCAAAAAATTCATCAATACAGTAGAGAAATCATCTTCACAACGGAACATTTGGAGGAAGAGCATGGATCAGTTTGAACCTTCCAGAAGGAGCACCGACTGTTTTGAACCATCCCGAAGGAGCTTTGATTACAGAGAAAAACCAAGGTATATTACAGAGAAGGGGAAAAACAACGACTATAGATCTGGCAATTTGGAGAAGGTGGAAAAGCTAAGGATCTCTTTTGACCGCTTGGATAAGTCAAGGAGAAGTGTAGATTGCCTTGAGAAGTCGAGGAAGAACACTGATACAATGGAGAGAGCCAGGAAGAGTGTTGACAGGTTGGATAGAATATGGGCCGG aaagccAAGTCACTGA